The genome window TGCCACCGTCTGGATATATTTCTGGGGAAGCAGCGGATAACCTCCATAGGGCGTATTTACCATGACAATATCCGCTCCACTAAGTCTCGCCAGTTTCCCGGCCGCAAGCGGCGTTGTCATTCCATTTAAGATTCCCTCGGACACCATGCCGACCCCGGCAGCATGCCCCAGAATCGGAAGAGTTGTATGTTCTGCCACCATTTTCAATACGCTGTAGCCCACAGTAGCAAAATTAATCATGACGCCATCTGCGCCGGCTTCTTCCACGCGCTTCACGTTATCCAGAATCTCTCCCGCCCCGCTTGTGATATTGACAAAATATCTTGTACGCTCTCCTGTGATCTCATATGCTGCCTCGGCCGCTTTTTTGAACTCCTTCACACGGTCCCAGGGACGGCTATATGCCGGATTCCCCAGAAGCTCATCATCCTTGATAAAATCCACGCCTCCGAGCGCTGTCTCATAGAAGATTTTCGCTCCCGCCTCCGGACTAAGCCCCGTACACGGCTTGATCATATTCAAGAACAACGGCCTTTTCTCTACACCCGAGAATTTCCTGATTCCCTGTACGCCATACCGGGGACCTGCAAAATTTCCAACAAATTCTTCCGGGAATTCTATATCCATAAGCTTCACCTGTGCGGAAGTGGAAGCATCATTTCCCAAAAGGGAGGTAAGCATAAGCGGAAGCTCTGTTCCGAAATTGACAGCCGGATACGCAATCTGTATCAGATATTCTCGTTGTTCCTCTCCCACCTGAGTCGTAAG of Roseburia hominis contains these proteins:
- a CDS encoding RuBisCO large subunit C-terminal-like domain-containing protein; this encodes MDSILYTLPEMIHKQNYIIATYYIKLPKEVDVVKKAGTLAVGQTIGTWIPIPGITDALREKYMGKVVSIFDIPALELTTQVGEEQREYLIQIAYPAVNFGTELPLMLTSLLGNDASTSAQVKLMDIEFPEEFVGNFAGPRYGVQGIRKFSGVEKRPLFLNMIKPCTGLSPEAGAKIFYETALGGVDFIKDDELLGNPAYSRPWDRVKEFKKAAEAAYEITGERTRYFVNITSGAGEILDNVKRVEEAGADGVMINFATVGYSVLKMVAEHTTLPILGHAAGVGMVSEGILNGMTTPLAAGKLARLSGADIVMVNTPYGGYPLLPQKYIQTVAQLVLPLYGIKPSMPSIGGGVHPGMVEKYIGEVGTDIVLAAGGAVQGHPGGAAAGARAMRQAIDIAMSGEEFEKAAKEKEELQTAIELWGYHK